The following are from one region of the Pseudomonas putida genome:
- a CDS encoding Ig-like domain-containing protein yields the protein MCAPGTPTINLSDGSSLSGTAEPNSTVTLTDGSGNPIGEVTTDGSGNWSFTPATPLANGTVVNATASDLAGNTGPAATVTVDSSAPAAPVINPGNGVTISGTAEAGATVTLTDGSGNPIGQITADGSGSWSFTPGTPLANGTVVNATATDATGNTSAPSSTTVDSVAPAAPVVEPSNGSEISGTAEPGSTVILTDGSGNPIGQTTADGSGNWSFTPGTTLANGTVVNAVAQDPAGNTSGQGSTTVDGVAPGTPTINLSDGSSLSGTAEPNSTVTLTDGSGNPIGEVTTDGSGNWSFTPATPLANGTVVNATASDLAGNTGPAATVTVDSNAPAAPVINPSNGVVISGTAEAGATVTLTDGSGNPIGQITADGSGNWSFTPGTPLANGTVVNATATDPTGNTSAPSSTTVDSVAPAAPVVEPSNGSEISGTAEPGSTVILTDGSGNPIGQTTADGSGNWSFTPGTPLANGTVINAVAQDPAGNTGPQGSTTVDALAPAAPVVNPSNGAVINGTAEPNSTVTLTDSSGNTIGQATADGGGNWSFTPAMPLPNGTVVNATATDAAGNTGNPGSTTVDSSLPSIPQVEPSNGSVITGTADAGNTIILTDGNGNPIGQVTADGSGNWSFTPGTPLPDGTVVNAVARNPGGTESAPAVITVDGVAPPAPVVEPSNGVEIRGTAEAGATVILTDGVGNPIGQTTADGSGNWAFTPSTPLADGTVVNATATDPAGNTSGPTSVTVDAIAPAAPIINLSDGSSLSGTAEPNSTVTLTDGSGNPIGQVTADGSGNWTFTPATPIADGTVINVVAQDAAGNSSIPSSTTVDSQAPAAPVVNASNGINDQWHRRTG from the coding sequence GTGTGTGCGCCAGGCACGCCCACCATCAACCTGAGCGATGGCAGCAGCCTCAGCGGTACCGCCGAGCCGAACAGTACGGTGACCCTCACCGACGGCAGCGGTAATCCGATTGGCGAAGTCACCACCGATGGCAGTGGCAACTGGAGCTTCACCCCAGCCACGCCGCTGGCCAATGGCACCGTAGTCAACGCCACGGCAAGCGACTTGGCGGGCAACACCGGTCCGGCAGCGACGGTCACTGTCGACTCCAGTGCACCTGCCGCGCCGGTTATCAATCCAGGCAACGGCGTGACCATCAGCGGTACGGCTGAAGCCGGCGCCACCGTGACCCTGACCGATGGCAGCGGCAACCCGATCGGCCAGATCACCGCCGACGGCAGCGGCAGCTGGAGCTTTACCCCCGGCACGCCGTTGGCCAACGGTACCGTGGTCAACGCCACGGCAACCGATGCGACCGGCAACACCAGCGCACCGTCGAGTACCACGGTGGACTCGGTGGCCCCGGCCGCGCCGGTTGTCGAACCGAGCAACGGCAGCGAAATCAGCGGTACCGCCGAGCCGGGCAGCACCGTCATCCTGACCGATGGCAGTGGCAACCCGATCGGCCAAACCACCGCCGATGGCAGTGGCAACTGGTCGTTCACGCCGGGTACGACGCTGGCCAACGGTACGGTGGTCAACGCTGTGGCCCAGGACCCGGCTGGCAACACCAGCGGGCAGGGCAGCACCACGGTGGACGGTGTGGCGCCAGGCACGCCCACCATCAACCTGAGCGATGGCAGCAGCCTCAGCGGTACCGCCGAGCCGAACAGTACGGTGACCCTCACCGACGGCAGCGGTAATCCGATTGGCGAAGTCACCACCGATGGCAGTGGCAACTGGAGCTTCACCCCAGCCACGCCGCTGGCCAATGGCACAGTGGTCAATGCCACGGCGAGCGACCTGGCGGGCAACACCGGCCCGGCAGCGACGGTCACTGTCGACTCCAATGCGCCGGCTGCACCCGTCATCAATCCGAGCAACGGGGTGGTGATCAGCGGAACAGCTGAAGCGGGTGCCACCGTGACCCTGACCGATGGCAGCGGCAACCCGATCGGCCAGATCACCGCCGACGGCAGCGGCAACTGGAGCTTTACCCCCGGCACGCCGTTGGCCAATGGCACTGTGGTCAACGCCACGGCAACCGACCCGACCGGCAACACCAGCGCACCGTCGAGTACCACGGTGGACTCGGTGGCCCCGGCCGCGCCGGTGGTCGAACCGAGCAACGGCAGCGAAATCAGCGGTACCGCCGAGCCAGGCAGCACCGTCATCCTCACCGATGGCAGTGGCAACCCGATCGGCCAAACCACCGCCGATGGCAGTGGCAACTGGTCGTTCACGCCGGGTACGCCGCTGGCCAACGGTACGGTGATCAACGCTGTGGCCCAGGACCCGGCCGGCAATACCGGCCCGCAGGGCAGCACTACGGTGGATGCGCTCGCACCCGCTGCGCCGGTGGTCAACCCGAGCAATGGCGCGGTGATCAACGGCACCGCAGAGCCGAACAGCACGGTGACCCTCACCGACAGCAGTGGTAATACGATCGGCCAGGCAACGGCCGACGGCGGTGGCAACTGGAGCTTCACTCCAGCCATGCCGCTGCCCAATGGCACCGTGGTCAACGCCACCGCGACCGATGCCGCCGGCAATACCGGCAACCCCGGTAGCACTACTGTGGACTCGTCGCTGCCATCGATTCCGCAGGTCGAGCCGAGCAACGGCTCGGTGATCACCGGCACCGCCGATGCGGGCAACACCATTATTCTCACCGATGGCAACGGCAACCCGATCGGCCAGGTCACCGCCGACGGCAGCGGCAACTGGTCGTTCACGCCCGGCACTCCGCTGCCGGATGGCACTGTGGTCAACGCGGTGGCGCGCAACCCTGGTGGAACCGAAAGTGCGCCGGCGGTGATTACCGTGGACGGCGTGGCGCCGCCCGCACCGGTGGTCGAGCCGAGCAACGGCGTGGAAATCCGCGGTACTGCCGAAGCTGGCGCAACTGTCATCCTCACCGACGGCGTCGGCAACCCGATCGGCCAGACTACCGCCGATGGCAGCGGCAACTGGGCCTTTACACCTTCGACCCCCCTGGCCGATGGCACCGTGGTCAACGCCACGGCGACCGATCCGGCCGGCAATACCAGCGGGCCGACCAGCGTCACCGTTGACGCCATCGCCCCGGCTGCACCGATCATCAACCTGAGTGACGGCAGCAGCCTCAGCGGTACCGCCGAGCCGAACAGCACGGTGACCCTCACCGATGGCAGCGGCAATCCGATAGGCCAGGTGACGGCCGATGGAAGTGGCAACTGGACCTTCACCCCGGCCACGCCGATTGCGGATGGCACAGTAATCAATGTGGTGGCCCAGGACGCAGCCGGTAACAGCAGCATTCCGTCGAGCACCACAGTGGATTCGCAGGCTCCGGCCGCACCAGTGGTCAACGCCAGCAATGGCATAAACGATCAGTGGCACCGCAGAACCGGGTAG